The Pongo abelii isolate AG06213 chromosome 11, NHGRI_mPonAbe1-v2.0_pri, whole genome shotgun sequence genome includes a window with the following:
- the LOC100447519 gene encoding LOW QUALITY PROTEIN: UDP-glucuronosyltransferase 1A9 (The sequence of the model RefSeq protein was modified relative to this genomic sequence to represent the inferred CDS: inserted 1 base in 1 codon; substituted 1 base at 1 genomic stop codon) — MAPAGWNGPLPLCVYLLLTCGFAQAVKLLVVPMDGSHWFTMRSVVEKLILRGHEVVVVXARGELATGKITELHSEDLLNLIHSGGSGLKFMVFADSHRKAQVQSLYPLVTCSSSGILDLFYSNCRSLFKDKKLVGYSKESSFDAVFLDPFNACGFIVAKYFCLPSVVFARGIFCHYLEEGAQYPAPLSYVPRGLLGFSDAMTFKERVRNHIMHFKEHLFCHRFFKNALEIVSDILQTPVTIYDLYSHTSIWLLXTEFVLDYPKPVMPNIVFISGTSCHQGKPLPKVSHLSFSVVRIIWLWIIKKDFALC; from the exons ATGGCTCCTGCTGGGTGGAACGGCCCCCTTCCCCTATGTGTGTATCTGCTGCTGACCTGTGGCTTTGCCCAGGCAGTGAAGCTGCTGGTAGTGCCCATGGATGGGAGCCACTGGTTCACCATGCGGTCGGTGGTGGAGAAACTCATCCTCAGGGGGCATGAGGTGGTTGTAG ATGCCAGAGGTGAGTTGGCAACTGGGAAGATCACTGAATTGCACAGTGAAGACTTACTCAACCTCATACACTCTGGAGGATCTGGACTGAAGTTCATGGTTTTCGCTGATTCTCACCGGAAAGCACAAGTACAAAGTCTATATCCTCTAGTGACATGTTCATCCAGTGGTATTTTGGACTTATTTTATTCAAATTGTAGAAGTTTGTTTAAGGACAAAAAATTAGTAGGATACTCAAAGGAGAGTTCTTTTGATGCAGTATTTCTGGATCCTTTTAATGCCTGTGGCTTTATTGTTGCCAAATATTTCTGCCTCCCCTCTGTGGTCTTCGCCAGGGGAATATTTTGCCACTATCTTGAAGAAGGTGCACAGTACCCTGCTCCTCTTTCCTATGTCCCCAGAGGTCTCTTAGGGTTCTCAGATGCCATGACTTTCAAGGAGAGAGTGCGGAACCACATCATGCACTTTAAGGAACATTTATTTTGCCACCGTTTTTTCAAAAATGCCCTAGAAATAGTCTCTGATATTCTTCAAACACCTGTCACCATATATGATCTTTACAGCCACACATCAATTTGGTTATTGTGAACTGAGTTTGTTTTGGACTATCCCAAACCTGTGATGCCCAACATAGTCTTCATCAGTGGTACCAGCTGCCATCAGGGAAAGCCATTGCCTAAGGTAAGTCATCTCTCCTTTAGCGTAGTAAGAATAATCTGGCTTTGGAtcataaaaaaagattttgcatTATGTTAG